The following are encoded together in the Novipirellula artificiosorum genome:
- a CDS encoding co-chaperone GroES, whose translation MATATKKSSKIRLQPLGERIVVQREESEQTTAGGIVLPDSAQEKPARGTVVAVGSGKLLDDGSRAACQLKAGEKVLFSSYAGETVEIDDVEYLLMREDDVLAVIE comes from the coding sequence ATGGCGACTGCCACCAAGAAAAGCTCAAAGATTCGCTTGCAACCCCTCGGTGAACGAATTGTGGTTCAACGTGAAGAGAGCGAACAGACCACCGCTGGCGGTATCGTGCTGCCTGACTCGGCTCAAGAAAAACCTGCACGCGGAACCGTCGTTGCCGTCGGTAGCGGCAAACTGCTCGACGACGGCAGCCGAGCGGCATGTCAACTGAAGGCGGGCGAGAAGGTCCTGTTTAGCTCCTACGCTGGCGAAACCGTTGAAATCGACGACGTCGAATACTTGTTGATGCGCGAAGACGACGTGCTTGCCGTCATCGAATAA